A single Bacteroidales bacterium DNA region contains:
- a CDS encoding zinc metallopeptidase, producing MSIYIIFIAFALFSFIVQQVLKSKFSKYSQIALPSGLTGREVAEKMLRDAGIHDVQVVSVQGQLTDHYNPMTKTVNLSEPVYNSCSIAAAAVAAHECGHAVQHAIKYPFLTMRSKLVPVVSFASSWMQWVLLAGILLIQTMPQIMLIGIILFATTTLFSFITLPVEINASSRALMWLSGAGITNVSTYPKAKDALKWAAYTYVVAALGSLATLVYYILIFTSRRD from the coding sequence ATGTCAATATATATAATATTTATAGCATTTGCATTATTTAGTTTTATAGTACAACAAGTATTAAAATCAAAATTTAGTAAATATTCGCAAATAGCTTTACCATCAGGTTTAACAGGACGAGAAGTAGCAGAGAAGATGCTACGCGATGCAGGAATACACGATGTGCAAGTAGTATCGGTACAAGGACAACTAACCGACCACTACAATCCAATGACAAAAACCGTGAACCTTAGCGAACCCGTATATAATAGTTGTAGTATAGCAGCGGCGGCAGTAGCAGCACACGAATGTGGACATGCTGTACAACACGCAATAAAATACCCCTTTTTAACAATGCGTTCAAAATTAGTACCAGTTGTAAGTTTCGCTTCAAGTTGGATGCAATGGGTGTTATTAGCAGGAATTCTTTTAATTCAAACAATGCCACAAATAATGCTTATAGGAATAATTCTATTTGCAACAACAACCCTATTTAGTTTCATAACATTACCCGTTGAGATAAATGCAAGTTCACGAGCATTAATGTGGTTAAGTGGAGCAGGAATAACAAACGTATCAACCTATCCCAAGGCAAAAGATGCACTAAAATGGGCAGCATACACATACGTTGTAGCAGCATTAGGCTCATTAGCAACATTAGTATATTACATATTAATATTTACATCGCGAAGAGATTAA
- a CDS encoding NADH-quinone oxidoreductase subunit J: protein MENIGSEVIFYIIAAVMTIFSVMAVTTKHLLRSATYLLFVLFGTAALYFQLEYEFLGAVQVAVYAGGIVVLFVFSILLTQGLGQNKESIKKSKLIMALSAAVLGLIVCGYSLFTHVFPNSRYALGEDITMKRVGEDLLGSGQYQYVLPFELISVLLLACIIGGIMIARKR, encoded by the coding sequence ATGGAAAACATTGGTAGCGAAGTAATCTTTTACATCATCGCAGCAGTAATGACAATATTCTCTGTGATGGCGGTTACTACAAAACATTTGTTACGTTCTGCAACTTACCTGTTGTTTGTATTATTTGGCACAGCGGCTCTCTATTTTCAACTTGAGTATGAATTTTTAGGAGCAGTACAAGTAGCGGTATATGCAGGAGGTATAGTCGTACTCTTTGTCTTTTCAATACTATTAACACAAGGGTTAGGACAAAACAAAGAGTCAATTAAAAAAAGTAAGTTGATAATGGCATTATCTGCAGCCGTCTTAGGACTAATTGTTTGCGGATATTCATTATTTACACACGTCTTTCCCAATTCGCGATATGCACTTGGCGAAGATATAACAATGAAACGAGTAGGAGAGGATTTATTAGGTTCAGGACAATACCAATATGTATTACCCTTTGAGTTAATAAGTGTACTCTTGTTAGCATGTATAATCGGAGGCATTATGATAGCCCGTAAAAGATAA
- a CDS encoding NADH-quinone oxidoreductase subunit M, translated as MSILSIFVIIPILMLGGLFLSKNMKQIRTVATVGSALQLIAAIALVVLFCGKRAAGDTAEMLFMADHVWFQALNIHYAVGVDGVSVAMILLSAIIVFAGVFASWKIDPLPKEFFMWLILLSIGVYGFFISIDLFTMFMFYEVALIPMYLLIGIWGSGKKYYSAMKLTLMLMGGSALLLLGILGIYFNSSADGNLTMNILEIAKNNAIPHSLQNILFPLTFVGFGVLGAMFPFHTWSPDGHASAPTAVSMLHAGVLMKLGGYGCFRVAMYLMPYATQELSWIFLILTGISVFYGAYSACVQTDLKYINAYSSVSHCGLVLFALLMWNTTAMTGAIMQMLSHGLMTALFFALIGMIYGRTHTRDIREMGGLMKIMPFLSVCYVIAGLASLGLPGLSGFVAEMTIFVGAFDHADTFRRVFTILACTSIVITAVYILRVVGKILYGPVQDKHHLELTDAVWYEKFSTIVLIIAVAGIGIFPLWVSDLIRESIKVISERIIQ; from the coding sequence ATGAGCATTTTATCAATATTCGTAATCATTCCCATATTAATGTTGGGAGGTCTGTTTCTTTCAAAGAATATGAAACAGATACGAACAGTAGCAACCGTAGGTTCGGCGCTACAACTAATAGCAGCCATAGCCTTAGTTGTTCTATTCTGTGGTAAGAGAGCAGCAGGAGATACAGCAGAAATGTTGTTTATGGCAGACCACGTATGGTTTCAAGCATTAAACATACACTATGCAGTAGGAGTTGACGGAGTATCAGTAGCCATGATATTACTATCAGCAATAATTGTATTTGCAGGAGTATTTGCATCATGGAAAATTGATCCACTGCCAAAAGAGTTCTTCATGTGGTTAATACTATTATCAATAGGAGTATATGGCTTCTTCATCTCAATAGACCTATTCACAATGTTTATGTTCTACGAGGTAGCCTTGATACCAATGTACTTGTTGATAGGAATCTGGGGAAGTGGAAAGAAATACTATTCAGCAATGAAACTAACACTGATGTTGATGGGAGGATCAGCACTACTATTGTTAGGAATATTAGGAATATATTTCAACTCATCAGCAGATGGCAATCTGACAATGAACATTTTGGAGATAGCGAAGAACAATGCGATACCTCATTCATTACAAAACATACTATTCCCATTAACATTTGTAGGATTTGGAGTATTAGGAGCAATGTTCCCCTTCCATACATGGTCACCTGACGGACACGCATCAGCCCCCACAGCAGTATCAATGCTACACGCAGGAGTATTGATGAAGTTAGGAGGATACGGATGTTTCAGAGTAGCAATGTACTTGATGCCATATGCAACACAAGAGTTATCATGGATATTCTTGATACTAACAGGAATAAGCGTATTCTATGGAGCATATAGCGCATGTGTACAAACCGACCTTAAATACATTAACGCCTACTCATCAGTAAGCCACTGTGGATTGGTGTTGTTTGCACTCCTAATGTGGAACACCACAGCAATGACAGGAGCAATAATGCAAATGCTATCACACGGATTAATGACAGCACTATTCTTTGCATTAATCGGAATGATATATGGTCGTACACACACACGTGATATTCGAGAGATGGGCGGACTAATGAAAATAATGCCATTCCTGTCAGTATGTTATGTAATAGCAGGTTTGGCATCATTAGGATTACCCGGATTAAGTGGATTTGTTGCAGAGATGACAATCTTTGTAGGAGCATTTGACCATGCAGATACATTCCGCCGAGTATTCACAATATTAGCATGTACATCAATAGTAATAACAGCGGTATATATCTTACGAGTAGTCGGAAAAATACTATATGGACCCGTACAAGACAAACACCATTTAGAGTTAACCGATGCAGTATGGTATGAGAAATTCTCAACAATAGTACTTATAATAGCAGTAGCCGGAATAGGAATATTCCCATTATGGGTATCAGACCTAATACGCGAAAGTATAAAAGTGATAAGTGAAAGAATAATACAATAA
- a CDS encoding NADH-quinone oxidoreductase subunit I — translation MKSLVEYIKSIFKGLWTLLIGMKITLKEFFTPKITQCYPENRETLKIADRFRATLVMVHDENGKNKCTACGLCSMNCPNQTIKITSHVEETEDGKKKKVLDTYMYDIGSCTFCQLCVEGCPTKAIEFTNDFEQAVFTRSKLVKQLNKK, via the coding sequence ATGAAGAGTTTAGTAGAGTACATAAAATCTATTTTCAAAGGTCTATGGACACTTTTGATAGGTATGAAAATAACACTAAAAGAGTTTTTCACACCTAAGATTACACAATGTTATCCCGAGAATAGAGAAACATTGAAGATTGCCGACAGATTTAGAGCAACACTTGTAATGGTACATGATGAGAACGGAAAAAACAAATGTACTGCATGTGGATTATGTTCAATGAACTGCCCAAATCAAACCATCAAAATAACCTCTCATGTTGAAGAGACCGAAGATGGTAAAAAGAAAAAAGTATTAGATACCTATATGTATGATATAGGCAGTTGTACATTCTGTCAATTATGTGTAGAAGGTTGCCCTACAAAAGCAATAGAGTTTACAAACGATTTTGAACAAGCAGTATTTACACGTTCAAAATTAGTAAAGCAATTAAATAAAAAATAA
- the nuoK gene encoding NADH-quinone oxidoreductase subunit NuoK → MEIPYIYYLVVSGVMFFAGVYGFIARRNMLAVLISLELMLNAVDINFAVFNRYLYPSQLEGFFFTLFAIAIAAAETAIAIAIIINIYRNIKNIKSDNLDKMKN, encoded by the coding sequence ATGGAAATACCTTATATATATTACTTAGTAGTAAGCGGTGTTATGTTCTTTGCAGGAGTATATGGATTCATAGCACGACGCAATATGTTGGCTGTCCTCATATCATTAGAGTTGATGCTGAATGCAGTAGATATAAACTTTGCTGTATTTAACCGATATTTATATCCCTCACAACTTGAAGGATTCTTCTTTACCCTATTTGCAATAGCAATAGCAGCAGCAGAAACAGCCATAGCAATTGCCATAATAATAAATATTTATCGAAACATCAAAAACATCAAGTCTGATAACTTAGATAAGATGAAAAACTAA
- a CDS encoding NADH-quinone oxidoreductase subunit N → MSYAEFLGMGAELSLMAVIILLFIYDTFASQKSGKYLPITAVLLLAIQTLYLAFGGIQEASLFGGMYSTTTMSNVAKIILNIGTILVFIQAASWVKEDDMKIRRGEYYVLTLITLLGMYFMMSAQNFLLFFIGLETASLPMTALVAIEKYKENSYEAAAKYLFFAVFSSALMLLGLSYIYGAVGSLYYSTIAASFTVTPLTIMAVVLFLAGMGFKLSLVPFHLWTADVYQGAPTVVTSYLSVISKGAAAYALMIALMTAFGQEALGIWINVLYIVIILTITIGNLFAIRQQNIKRFLAFSSISQAGYIMLGVMACNDFGATSLLYYVLVYIFSNIAAFAVAGAIERASGKLNINDYDGLYKTNPKLSVAMMLAMFSLAGIPPFAGFFSKFFIFYSAIETGIGAMYVLVFIALLNTIISLYYYLLVVKAMFLKESENPIAPIKSDCYTKAVIFITGLGIVLLGLVSWIYDYIFSAVA, encoded by the coding sequence ATGAGTTACGCAGAATTTTTAGGTATGGGAGCAGAATTGTCATTGATGGCAGTTATAATACTCCTATTCATATACGATACATTTGCCTCACAAAAATCAGGTAAATACCTACCCATAACAGCAGTATTACTACTTGCTATACAAACCCTATATCTTGCATTTGGAGGCATACAAGAAGCATCGTTGTTTGGAGGTATGTACTCAACAACAACAATGTCAAATGTAGCAAAAATAATATTGAACATAGGAACAATATTAGTATTTATCCAAGCAGCATCATGGGTAAAAGAGGATGATATGAAGATTCGTAGAGGAGAATACTATGTATTAACACTCATCACTCTATTAGGAATGTACTTTATGATGTCAGCCCAAAACTTCCTACTATTCTTTATAGGATTAGAGACAGCATCATTACCAATGACAGCATTAGTAGCAATAGAGAAATACAAAGAGAACTCATACGAGGCAGCAGCCAAATATCTCTTCTTTGCAGTATTCTCATCAGCATTAATGCTATTAGGATTATCATATATCTACGGCGCAGTTGGAAGTCTATACTATTCAACAATAGCAGCATCTTTCACTGTAACACCATTAACAATAATGGCCGTGGTGTTGTTCTTAGCAGGAATGGGCTTTAAACTATCATTAGTACCCTTCCACCTATGGACAGCCGATGTATATCAAGGAGCACCAACAGTAGTAACCTCTTATTTATCGGTAATCTCAAAAGGAGCTGCAGCGTATGCGTTGATGATAGCATTGATGACAGCCTTTGGACAAGAAGCATTAGGAATATGGATTAACGTATTATACATAGTAATCATACTAACAATCACAATCGGAAACCTATTTGCAATCCGTCAACAAAACATAAAACGTTTCCTTGCATTCTCATCAATTTCACAAGCAGGATACATAATGTTAGGAGTGATGGCATGCAACGATTTTGGAGCAACCTCATTACTATACTATGTATTAGTCTATATCTTCTCAAACATAGCAGCCTTTGCAGTAGCAGGAGCAATAGAGAGAGCAAGTGGAAAACTCAATATCAACGACTATGACGGATTATACAAAACAAATCCAAAGTTGAGTGTAGCAATGATGTTAGCAATGTTCTCATTGGCAGGAATACCACCATTTGCAGGATTCTTCAGTAAATTCTTCATCTTCTATTCAGCAATAGAGACAGGAATTGGAGCAATGTATGTATTAGTATTCATAGCATTATTAAATACAATCATATCACTATACTACTATCTTTTAGTAGTAAAAGCAATGTTCTTAAAAGAGAGCGAGAATCCAATAGCACCAATCAAATCAGACTGTTATACTAAAGCCGTAATATTTATAACAGGATTAGGAATTGTGTTGTTAGGATTAGTAAGTTGGATATATGATTATATCTTTAGTGCAGTAGCCTAA
- a CDS encoding Crp/Fnr family transcriptional regulator translates to MSIYDSILQIPLFKGLSIESFNKIIEKYKFEFISYNNGEAIINAGDVCDCLKFIISGNVRSEYINEKVKIKLFETITAPNNIASNCLMGNNKYSVSVYACCDNTGVLVIDNQDFISIMQEHRVVLLNYLIDLSRKSQIPFEAYNQIASDNIRAKFAFWVLYFTCYNSSDIVIKAKLRDIYMFFGVQRSLFNSMLDELKELGIIDFSPKEICIIDRNLLRLYYRQNIEG, encoded by the coding sequence ATGAGCATATATGATTCTATTTTGCAAATTCCTCTATTTAAAGGGTTGAGCATTGAATCTTTTAATAAGATTATTGAGAAATATAAATTTGAATTTATATCGTATAATAATGGTGAGGCTATTATTAATGCTGGAGATGTGTGTGATTGCTTAAAATTTATTATCTCGGGGAATGTCCGTTCAGAATATATTAATGAAAAGGTTAAGATTAAACTTTTTGAGACAATTACTGCTCCTAACAATATTGCTTCAAATTGCTTAATGGGTAATAATAAATATTCTGTTTCAGTTTATGCTTGTTGTGATAATACTGGTGTTCTGGTTATTGATAACCAAGATTTTATATCTATTATGCAAGAGCATAGAGTTGTATTATTGAACTATTTGATTGATCTTTCTCGAAAATCACAAATTCCTTTTGAAGCTTATAATCAAATTGCGTCTGATAATATAAGAGCTAAATTTGCTTTTTGGGTTTTGTATTTTACATGTTACAACTCTTCAGACATTGTTATTAAAGCTAAATTACGAGATATTTATATGTTCTTTGGCGTGCAAAGGTCGTTGTTTAATTCTATGTTAGATGAGTTAAAAGAATTGGGTATTATTGATTTTTCGCCTAAAGAAATTTGTATCATTGACCGTAACTTGTTAAGACTTTATTATAGACAAAATATTGAGGGATAA
- the nuoL gene encoding NADH-quinone oxidoreductase subunit L → MDFSYSIVILALPLFMFLTLALGGNKMSQKFAGILGTLGLATIAVLSYMVAFQYFGMERVDGVRQALIPYNFEWLGFTEKLTINLGILLDPISVMMLVVITTVSLMVHIYSMGYMHGEKGFQRYYAFLSLFSFSMLGLVVATNIFQMYIFWELVGVSSYLLIGFYYTKPSAVSASKKAFIVTRFADLGFLIGILLLSFYTETFSFDQLTADGGFFLTTTSGATFMGCSVASWAMALIFMGGAGKSAMFPLHIWLPDAMEGPTPVSALIHAATMVVAGVYLVARLFPVYLSVPDVLELITWVGAITALYAAIVACVQSDIKRVLAFSTISQIAFMIVALGVCTSMVPSEGGLGYMASMFHLFTHAMFKALLFLGAGAVIHAVHSNEMSHMGGLRKYLPITHITFLIACLAIAGIPPFSGFFSKDEILAAAFNKSMFWGVWMTIVAAITAFYMFRLYFGIFWGKEAKHEHTPHESPATMTIPLIILAVITCVAGFIPFGEFVTSNGESYHIHLDMTVAITSVVCAVVAILLATWLFAKPNSKPEKMQAALPRLHKWAYNRFYMDNVYQFITHKIIFAKISKPIAWFDRHIIDGTMDMFATVTNSVSEKIKDFQSGKLQMYVWVYIVGAMILAAAAIYTLCIK, encoded by the coding sequence ATGGATTTTTCATATTCAATTGTAATACTTGCGTTACCATTATTTATGTTCCTAACATTAGCGTTAGGCGGAAATAAAATGTCGCAAAAATTTGCTGGAATCCTTGGAACATTAGGATTGGCAACAATAGCAGTATTGTCATATATGGTAGCATTCCAATACTTTGGAATGGAGAGAGTAGATGGTGTTCGTCAAGCACTAATACCATATAACTTTGAGTGGTTAGGTTTTACCGAAAAACTGACAATCAATTTAGGAATATTGCTTGATCCTATATCAGTAATGATGCTTGTAGTAATAACCACAGTATCATTAATGGTACACATATATAGTATGGGATATATGCACGGTGAGAAAGGATTTCAACGTTACTATGCGTTCTTATCGCTTTTCTCATTCTCAATGTTAGGATTGGTAGTAGCAACAAACATATTCCAAATGTATATCTTTTGGGAGTTGGTAGGAGTATCATCATATCTGTTAATCGGATTCTACTACACAAAACCCTCAGCAGTATCAGCATCTAAAAAAGCGTTCATTGTAACACGTTTTGCTGACTTAGGATTCCTAATAGGAATACTATTACTATCATTCTATACTGAGACATTCTCATTTGATCAACTAACAGCCGACGGAGGATTCTTCTTAACCACAACATCAGGAGCAACATTCATGGGATGTTCAGTAGCATCATGGGCAATGGCATTGATATTTATGGGAGGAGCAGGAAAATCAGCAATGTTCCCACTACATATATGGTTGCCCGATGCAATGGAAGGACCAACACCAGTATCAGCATTGATACACGCAGCAACTATGGTAGTAGCAGGAGTATATCTTGTAGCACGTCTGTTCCCTGTATATCTATCAGTACCCGATGTATTAGAACTAATAACATGGGTAGGAGCAATAACAGCACTATATGCAGCAATAGTAGCGTGTGTACAAAGCGACATAAAACGCGTACTCGCATTCTCAACCATATCACAAATAGCCTTTATGATAGTAGCCTTAGGAGTATGTACATCAATGGTACCATCAGAGGGAGGATTAGGTTATATGGCATCAATGTTCCACCTATTCACACACGCAATGTTTAAAGCGTTGTTATTCTTGGGAGCAGGAGCAGTAATCCATGCAGTACACTCAAACGAAATGAGTCATATGGGAGGATTAAGAAAATATCTGCCCATTACACACATAACATTCCTGATAGCATGTTTGGCAATAGCAGGAATACCTCCATTCTCAGGATTCTTCAGTAAAGATGAAATCCTTGCCGCAGCATTCAATAAGAGCATGTTCTGGGGAGTATGGATGACAATAGTAGCAGCAATCACAGCATTCTATATGTTCCGTCTATACTTTGGAATATTCTGGGGAAAAGAGGCAAAACATGAACACACCCCACACGAGTCACCAGCAACGATGACTATACCCCTAATAATATTAGCAGTTATTACATGTGTAGCAGGATTTATACCATTTGGAGAATTTGTAACCTCAAACGGCGAATCATACCACATACACCTTGATATGACAGTAGCAATAACAAGTGTAGTATGTGCAGTAGTAGCAATACTATTAGCAACATGGTTATTTGCAAAACCCAACAGCAAACCAGAGAAGATGCAGGCAGCATTACCACGTTTGCACAAATGGGCATACAACCGTTTCTATATGGATAACGTATATCAATTTATAACACACAAAATCATTTTTGCAAAAATATCAAAACCAATAGCATGGTTTGATCGTCATATAATTGACGGAACAATGGATATGTTTGCAACAGTAACAAATTCTGTGTCTGAGAAGATAAAAGACTTCCAATCAGGAAAATTACAAATGTATGTGTGGGTATATATCGTAGGAGCCATGATATTAGCAGCGGCAGCAATATATACATTGTGTATTAAGTAG